A region of Rhizorhabdus wittichii RW1 DNA encodes the following proteins:
- a CDS encoding tryptophanyl-tRNA synthetase (TIGRFAM: tryptophanyl-tRNA synthetase~PFAM: aminoacyl-tRNA synthetase, class Ib), with the protein MTHQRTISGIQPTGNLHLGNYLGAIRRWVQMQHEGECLFFLADLHAITVHNEPATLANNIREMAAALVACGIDPDKAVLFRQRDVAAHAELCWLLNGTARIGWLNRMTQFKEKSGKNREGASIGLYAYPVLQAADVLLYQATHVPVGEDQKQHLELARDIATKFNTDFGVELFTLPEPVIGGPAARVMSLRDGTAKMSKSDPSDMSRINLTDDAETIMSKVRKAKTDPEPLSDTIEGLEGRPEARNLVGIYAAMTDATPAEVLAQFGGQGFGSFKPALGELLASKLGPIAERLRELKANPAELDAILAKGAEKARTLAAPTLAAAYKAMGL; encoded by the coding sequence ATGACACATCAGCGCACCATCTCGGGCATCCAGCCCACCGGCAACCTGCACCTCGGCAACTATCTCGGCGCGATCCGGCGCTGGGTGCAGATGCAGCATGAGGGCGAGTGCCTGTTCTTCCTCGCCGACCTGCACGCGATCACCGTGCACAACGAGCCGGCGACGCTCGCCAACAACATCCGCGAGATGGCGGCGGCGCTGGTCGCGTGCGGGATCGACCCCGACAAGGCGGTCCTGTTCCGCCAGCGCGACGTCGCCGCCCATGCCGAGCTGTGCTGGCTGCTCAACGGCACCGCGCGGATCGGCTGGCTCAACCGCATGACCCAGTTCAAGGAGAAGTCGGGCAAGAACCGCGAGGGCGCCTCGATCGGCCTCTATGCCTATCCGGTGCTGCAGGCGGCCGACGTGCTGCTCTACCAGGCGACCCATGTCCCGGTGGGCGAGGACCAGAAGCAGCATCTGGAGCTTGCGCGCGACATCGCGACCAAGTTCAACACCGACTTCGGCGTCGAGCTGTTCACCCTGCCCGAGCCGGTGATCGGCGGACCTGCCGCGCGGGTCATGAGCTTGCGCGACGGCACCGCGAAGATGTCCAAGTCCGACCCGTCGGACATGAGCCGCATCAACCTGACCGACGATGCCGAGACGATCATGTCGAAGGTCCGCAAGGCCAAGACCGATCCCGAGCCGCTGTCGGATACGATCGAGGGGCTGGAGGGCCGCCCCGAGGCGCGCAACCTGGTCGGCATCTACGCCGCGATGACCGACGCGACCCCGGCCGAGGTGCTCGCCCAGTTCGGCGGCCAAGGCTTCGGCTCGTTCAAGCCGGCGCTCGGCGAGCTGCTCGCGAGCAAGCTCGGCCCGATCGCCGAGCGCCTCCGGGAGCTGAAGGCCAACCCGGCCGAGCTCGACGCGATCCTCGCCAAGGGTGCGGAGAAGGCGCGCACGCTCGCCGCGCCGACCCTAGCGGCGGCGTACAAGGCGATGGGGTTGTAA
- a CDS encoding integral membrane protein MviN (TIGRFAM: integral membrane protein MviN~PFAM: multi antimicrobial extrusion protein MatE; polysaccharide biosynthesis protein; virulence factor MVIN family protein) — MSLLRASATIGGLTLVSRVLGFLRDMLMARFVGAGFASDAFLIAWRLPNLFRALFAEGAFSAAFVPMFNRTVAEAEAKEPGNGLAIALRFAEDVLSVLLPFLIVFTVAMMLAAGPIVWAMTGGFPDGGPEKFALATQYTRITFPYLMLISLVSLLGGILNSLNRFWVNAAAPILLNICLIVGLLFFRGHSEVETARTQAIAVTVSGALQLAWLVLACWQAGVRLRVRLPRLSPEVRKLLALIGPAAIGAGAVQFNLLISTTLAARFLPQGSVSYLYYADRLNQLPLGLIGIGVGTAMLPSLSRQLGGGDAKAALDTQNRAIELVLLLTLPATAALMVSATPLIRALLQHGVFTPHDTIASARALAAFSLGLPAYVLIKVLTPGFYARADTRTPVRIALVAMLVNLVLNLVLIWPLAHVGLALSTAISAWVNAVLLYVTLRRRDHFAVDDRLRRTGIRLIAATLAMAALLFLLNPWIDPWTGRSLIERVAALGAMIAAAVTVYFGLVFALGAYSLATLKGQLRRRR, encoded by the coding sequence ATGAGCCTGCTGCGCGCCAGCGCGACGATCGGCGGGCTGACGCTGGTCAGCCGGGTGCTCGGCTTCCTGCGCGACATGCTGATGGCGCGCTTCGTCGGCGCGGGCTTCGCGTCGGACGCCTTCCTGATCGCCTGGCGCCTGCCCAACCTGTTCCGCGCGCTGTTCGCCGAAGGGGCCTTCTCCGCCGCCTTCGTGCCGATGTTCAACCGCACCGTCGCCGAGGCCGAGGCGAAGGAGCCGGGCAACGGCCTCGCCATCGCGCTGCGCTTCGCCGAGGACGTGCTGTCGGTCCTCCTCCCCTTCCTGATCGTCTTCACCGTCGCCATGATGCTGGCGGCGGGGCCGATCGTCTGGGCGATGACCGGGGGATTCCCCGATGGCGGCCCCGAGAAATTCGCGCTGGCGACGCAATATACGCGGATCACCTTTCCCTATCTGATGCTGATCTCGCTGGTGTCGCTGCTCGGCGGCATCCTCAATTCGCTCAACCGCTTCTGGGTCAACGCCGCCGCGCCGATCCTGCTCAACATCTGCCTGATCGTCGGCCTGCTGTTCTTCCGCGGCCATAGCGAGGTGGAGACCGCGCGGACCCAGGCGATCGCGGTCACCGTGTCGGGCGCGCTGCAGCTCGCCTGGCTGGTGCTCGCCTGCTGGCAGGCCGGCGTCCGGCTGCGCGTCCGCCTGCCGCGCCTCAGCCCCGAGGTGCGCAAGCTGCTCGCGCTGATCGGCCCGGCCGCGATCGGCGCCGGAGCGGTCCAGTTCAACCTGCTGATCTCGACCACGCTCGCCGCCCGCTTCCTGCCGCAGGGGTCGGTCTCCTACCTCTATTATGCCGACCGGCTGAACCAGCTTCCGCTCGGCCTGATCGGCATCGGCGTCGGCACCGCGATGCTGCCCAGCCTGTCGCGCCAGCTGGGCGGCGGCGACGCGAAGGCCGCGCTCGACACGCAGAACCGCGCGATCGAGCTGGTGCTGCTGCTCACCCTGCCCGCCACCGCCGCGCTGATGGTGTCGGCGACCCCGCTGATCCGCGCGCTGCTCCAGCACGGCGTGTTCACGCCGCACGACACGATCGCCAGCGCCCGCGCGCTGGCCGCCTTCTCGCTCGGCCTGCCCGCCTATGTGCTGATCAAGGTGCTCACCCCCGGCTTCTACGCGCGCGCCGACACGAGGACGCCGGTGCGGATCGCGCTGGTGGCGATGCTGGTCAACCTCGTCCTCAACCTCGTCCTGATCTGGCCGCTCGCACATGTCGGCCTGGCGCTGTCGACGGCGATCTCGGCCTGGGTCAACGCGGTGCTGCTCTACGTCACGCTCCGCCGCCGCGACCATTTCGCGGTCGACGACCGGCTGCGCCGCACCGGCATCCGCCTGATCGCGGCGACGCTGGCGATGGCGGCGCTGCTGTTCCTGCTCAATCCGTGGATCGATCCGTGGACCGGCCGCAGCCTGATCGAGCGCGTCGCCGCGCTGGGCGCGATGATCGCGGCGGCGGTGACCGTCTATTTCGGCCTGGTCTTCGCCCTCGGCGCCTATTCGCTGGCGACGCTCAAGGGCCAGCTCCGCCGCCGACGCTGA